In Dehalococcoidia bacterium, the genomic window GCTCATCTCGCGCCAGCGCTACTGGGGCGCGCCGATACCAATGATCTACTGCAAGAAGTGCGGCGTGGTTCCCGTGCCCGAGAGCGACCTGCCCGTGCTGCTGCCGGAGGACGCCGAGTTCAAGCCCACCGGCGAATCGCCGCTGAAACTATGCAAATCCTTCGTCGAGACCACGTGTCCTAAGTGCAAGGCCCCCGCCCAGCGCGAAACCGACACCATGGACACATTCATGTGCTCGTCGTGGTATTTCATGCGCTACACCAGCCCCGGATTCGACAGCGGGCCCGCCGATAAGGAGAAGATGCGATACTGGCTGCCCGTCGACCAGTACACCGGAGGCGCCGAGCACGCCGTGATGCACCTGCTCTACGCGCGCTTCTTCGTCAAGGCCTCTCGCGACATCGGAGCGGTCGAGTTCGACGAGCCGTTCACGCGCCTGTTCAACCAGGGAATCGTCACGAGCGGCGGGCAGAAGATGAGCAAGTCCCGAGGCAACGTCATCGCGCCGGACGACTACGTATCGACGCTGGGCGCGGACACCGTACGAACGTACCTGATGTTCATCGGACCCTGGGATCAGGGCGGCGACTGGGACGACCACGGCATCAAGGGCATGCACCGCTGGTTCAACCGGATATGGTCGGTCGTTCTCGACAAGTACGATCCGGCGTCGATAGATGAAGGGAAAAATAAAGACCTGCTCCGCGTGACGCACCAGACCATCAGGCGCGTGCACGACGACCTGGAACGGTTCCATTTCAATACCATGCTGGCGGCCCTCATGGAGTTCACCAACTACCTGGGCAAGGCCCGTGACGATAAAGCGGTTTCACGCGAGGCATACGACGAGGCGAAGCGGGCACTGATGCTGATGCTGGCGCCGACCACCCCGCACCTCGCCGAGGAGCTGTGGCAGCGCACCGGCAACCCCTACAGCGTACACAATCAGCACTTTCCAAAATGGGATGAGAAGCTGGCGGCCGATGAGAATTTCACGCTGGTTATACAGGTCAACGGAAAGCTGCGCGACAAGGTTGACGCGCCGGTGAACATCACCGGGGATGAGGCCAGGGAACTGGTGTTGAATCGCGATAAAGTGAAAGAGCATCTCAAAGGCGCTGCGCCCGCGAAGGTTATTTACGTGCCGGGAAAGTTGATAAACATCGTCGTAAAGTGAATCTCCGACGGCACTTGAGCCTGATGGAGAATTATTGTATACTACGGTCACTTTAATACTACACCAACCCCGATCAGGAGGATTGTTATGAAGCTGTCGTGTCTCCAGGAGAATCTCAGTAAAGGACTCAGCATTGTGGGCCGGGCGGTTGCCACGCGCAGCACGCTGCCGATAACCCAGAACGTTCTCATCAGCGCGGATAAATCGCGCATCAAGCTCGCGGCCACCAATCTGGAAATAGCCATCACCTACTGGATCGGCGCCAAGGTCTCCGAGCAGGGAGAGATAACTGTTCCGGCCAGATTGTTCACGGACTTCGTCAATTCTCTGCCCAACGATAAAATCGACATGTCCCTTTCGGCCAAGACGAAGACCCTCGAGATGAAGTGCGCCCGGTTTACCGGACGCATTAACGGCATGGCGGCGGACGAGTTCCCTCCCATCCCGGCCATCGGCGACGGCGCGACGACTTCGATCGACCCGGACGCCCTGCGAGCGGCTATCGCCCAGGTTGTGTTCGCCGCCGCGACCGAGGAGACGCGCCCTGTGCTCACCGGCGTCTACTGCGAATTCCACGGCGACACGCTGACCATGGCCGCCGCCGACGGTTTCCGCCTTGCCGTGCACAAGGCGCAACTCGGCGGAAAGGTCAAAGAAAGGGCTGAGATCATCATACCGGCGCGCACGCTGAACGAGCTGCAGCGCCTGCTCACCGATGAGAAGGATCCGATAAATATAGTGGTCAACGCCAACAAGAGCCAGATAATGTTCCGACTGAAGGAAGCCGAGGTCGTGTCCCAGCTCATCCAGGGCAGTTTCCCCAACTACAAACAGCTTATACCGCAGAGCTGCACCACCGGCGCCGAGATGAGCCTGGCGGAGTTCGCCAAGGCCACCAAGACCGCCTCGATATTCGCCCGCGAGGGCAGCGCCATAGTGCGCCTCCAGATAACCCCGGGCCAGAAGAACGCCCTGGGGCAGGTGATGCTCTCGGCGCGCGCCGAGGAAGTTGGCGAGGACACCGGCGATGTGGACGCGGTGGTCACGGGAGAGGAAGCCAAGATCGCCTTCAACAGCAAGTACCTGTCAGACGCTCTGAACGTGCTGCATACCGAGCGCGTATTGCTGGAAGTAACCGGGCCGTCAAGCCCGGGCGTGCTCAAGCCGGTAGGAGACGAAAACTATATCCATGTCGTAATGCCCATGTTCGTGCAATGGTAGTGAATATCGCGGCTAAATGAGTTCATTTAGCGATGGATGCGCGGCGATAAAAATAAAGGGGAGTGCAAAAACTCCCCTTTTCTATTCGAATCCCACCGGGCGTACCATCGTAAATGCATCGTGGAGACCGACCGGTAATTTCGACTCTAATACTTCGACGCGCCGATCTCCTCCATCTTGCCGGTGACCACGAACACGATGCGCTCGCAGATGTTGGTGACCCTGTCGGCGCTGCGTTCAAGATTGTGCGCCACCCATATTAACCGCGTGGCCCGCGTGATGGTGTGCGGGTCCTCCGCCATAAACGTGAGCAGTTCGCGGAACACCTGGTCGTAGATGTTATCGATCTCGTCGTCCTCGCCGGCGATCTTCCGCGCCGCATCGACGTCGTGATGGATAAAGGCGTCCATGCTGCGGTGCAGCATGTCGGCGGTCTTCTCCGCCATGCGCGGCAGGTCGATGAGCGGCTTAAGCGGAGGCTCGTTGCCGATGAGCAATGTGATCTTGGCGATGCCCTCGGCGTGGTCGCCGATGCGCTCGAGCTCGGAGATGACGTTCAACACGGAGATGATGATGCGCAGGTCGCCGGCCATGGGCTGCTGCGTTGCGATGAGCTCTACGCACTTCTCCTCGATCTCGAACCTCTTCGCGTTGATCCTCTGGTCGTCGTCTATCACCTGCTGAGCCAGCTCCAAGTTGCGGTTCTTGAGCGATTCCATGGAGCGCAGGATGGCCTTCTCCACCATGCTGCCCATGAAGAGGATATCGTCCTGTATCTCGTGCAGCTTTTTCTGATAAATCTCTCTCATAGCCGTTCCTCCCTGTTTTATCCGAACCTGCCGGTGATATAATCCTCGGTCTTTTGATTCTTCGGCCGGCTGAACATGTCCGTCGTGTCTCCGTATTCCAGCATCTCCCCCATCAGGAAGAAGCCGGTGAAGTCCGAGACGCGCGCCGCCTGCTGCATGTTGTGCGTTACGATGACTATTGTATAGCTCTTTTTCAATTCCTGCATCAGCTCCTCGATCTTCAGCGTGGCGATGGGGTCGAGCGCCGAGCAGGGCTCGTCCATGAGGATGACCTCCGGCTCCACCGCCAGCACGCGGGCGATGCACAGCCGCTGCTGCTGTCCCCCGGAGAGCGTCAGCGCGGACTTCTTGAGGTCGTCGCAGACCTCGCCCCACAGCGCCGCCGCGCGCAGGCTCTTCTCCACCACCTCGTCCATGTTGACGAAGCGTTTCATACCCAGCATCCTGGGCCCGAAGGCCACGTTCTCGTATATCGACTTGGCGAACGGGTTCGGCTGCTGGAAGACCATGCCCACGCGCTTGCGCAGGTCTACGACGTCGACGCATTTATCGTAGATGTTCCTGCCGTCGAGCACGACCTCGCCGTCGATACGCGCGCCGGGGATTATATCGTTCATGCGGTTCAGCGTGCGCAGGAAGGTCGACTTGCCGCATCCCGACGGCCCGATGAGGGCCGTGATGCGGTTCTCCATTACGTCGATGTTGATGTTCTTAAGGGCATGCAGCTTACCGTAGTAGAAATCGAGCTTTTTGATCTGCATCTTTGTGTTCATGACGGTTTTCCTTTCATCTTCGCCTGGAAGCGGTATGACAGCCAGTTGGTCACGGCGTTGATAACGAAGATCGTTACTATCAGCACCACGGCCGTGGCCATGGCCTTCTGCGGGGCATTGGAGTCCATTATCAGGTAGTAGATGTGCAGCGATAGCGGCCTCCCCGGATCCATGAGCGATGTGGGCATGCCGGTGTAGTTCCCTATCGTGAGGTAGAGGCAGGCGGTCTCTCCCAGCGCGCGCCCGATGCACAGTATGATCCCCGTTATCACGCCGGGGAAGGCCGTCGGCAGCACCACGTGCCGTATCGTCTGCCACTTCGTCGCGCCCAGCGCCAGCGAGCCCTCGCGATGGCCGCGCGGCACGGCCTTTATCGCTTCCTCTGTGGTGCGTATCATCGTCGGCAGCAGCAGGCACACCAGCGTGAGCGCGCCCGACAGTATCGAAAAATTGAAGTTCAACGCGGTCACCAGCAGCGCCAGGCCGAACATGCCGAAGACGATCGAGGGTATCCCTGCCAGCGTGTCGATGCCGTAGCGTATGAAGCGCGTCAGGCGGTTGTCCGGCGCGTACTCCGCCAGATATATGCCGGCCCCGATGCCGGGCACGACCAGGATGCCCATGGTGAGGGCGATGAGATAGATAGTGCTCACTATTATCGTGGAGATGCCGCCCCCGGCGTTTATCCCTCCCGCGGGCGGGGTGGTCAGGAAGTCCCATCCCAAGCCGGGAACGCCCTTGATGAAGATATATATGATGATCGTCAGCAGGAAGAGGATGGTTATCGCGCCCGAGGCCCAGACGAATGCCATGGCCGCGC contains:
- the dnaN gene encoding DNA polymerase III subunit beta, yielding MKLSCLQENLSKGLSIVGRAVATRSTLPITQNVLISADKSRIKLAATNLEIAITYWIGAKVSEQGEITVPARLFTDFVNSLPNDKIDMSLSAKTKTLEMKCARFTGRINGMAADEFPPIPAIGDGATTSIDPDALRAAIAQVVFAAATEETRPVLTGVYCEFHGDTLTMAAADGFRLAVHKAQLGGKVKERAEIIIPARTLNELQRLLTDEKDPINIVVNANKSQIMFRLKEAEVVSQLIQGSFPNYKQLIPQSCTTGAEMSLAEFAKATKTASIFAREGSAIVRLQITPGQKNALGQVMLSARAEEVGEDTGDVDAVVTGEEAKIAFNSKYLSDALNVLHTERVLLEVTGPSSPGVLKPVGDENYIHVVMPMFVQW
- the phoU gene encoding phosphate signaling complex protein PhoU; the encoded protein is MREIYQKKLHEIQDDILFMGSMVEKAILRSMESLKNRNLELAQQVIDDDQRINAKRFEIEEKCVELIATQQPMAGDLRIIISVLNVISELERIGDHAEGIAKITLLIGNEPPLKPLIDLPRMAEKTADMLHRSMDAFIHHDVDAARKIAGEDDEIDNIYDQVFRELLTFMAEDPHTITRATRLIWVAHNLERSADRVTNICERIVFVVTGKMEEIGASKY
- the pstB gene encoding phosphate ABC transporter ATP-binding protein PstB — its product is MNTKMQIKKLDFYYGKLHALKNINIDVMENRITALIGPSGCGKSTFLRTLNRMNDIIPGARIDGEVVLDGRNIYDKCVDVVDLRKRVGMVFQQPNPFAKSIYENVAFGPRMLGMKRFVNMDEVVEKSLRAAALWGEVCDDLKKSALTLSGGQQQRLCIARVLAVEPEVILMDEPCSALDPIATLKIEELMQELKKSYTIVIVTHNMQQAARVSDFTGFFLMGEMLEYGDTTDMFSRPKNQKTEDYITGRFG
- the pstA gene encoding phosphate ABC transporter permease PstA, whose amino-acid sequence is MLAKITSAKNTQRAAMAFVWASGAITILFLLTIIIYIFIKGVPGLGWDFLTTPPAGGINAGGGISTIIVSTIYLIALTMGILVVPGIGAGIYLAEYAPDNRLTRFIRYGIDTLAGIPSIVFGMFGLALLVTALNFNFSILSGALTLVCLLLPTMIRTTEEAIKAVPRGHREGSLALGATKWQTIRHVVLPTAFPGVITGIILCIGRALGETACLYLTIGNYTGMPTSLMDPGRPLSLHIYYLIMDSNAPQKAMATAVVLIVTIFVINAVTNWLSYRFQAKMKGKPS